The proteins below are encoded in one region of Triticum aestivum cultivar Chinese Spring chromosome 1B, IWGSC CS RefSeq v2.1, whole genome shotgun sequence:
- the LOC123148866 gene encoding jasmonoyl--L-amino acid synthetase GH3.5 isoform X2, with amino-acid sequence MSSDTEHAATEKLEAEKKDAAASTGPIGGTGDRARILPARMTICSCEETINEFEMLTRDAARVQLDTLKKILEANAGAEYLRQFGLDGRTDAASYKSCIPLCVHSDVEPFIQRVADGDSAPVVTGKPITSLSLSSGTTQGKPKFLPFNDELLENTLQIFRTSYAFRNREYPISEGKALQFVYGSKQALTPGGILATTATTNLYRSQRYKEGMKDIQSQGCSPDEVIFGPDFNQSLYCHLLCGLIYSDEVHSVFSTFAHSLVHAFQTLEEVWEDLCADIRDGVLSEKITVPSIREAVSKILKPNPELADSIHKKCAGLSNWYGVIPALWPKAKYVYGIMTGSMEPYLKKLRHYAGHLPLISADYGASEGWVGSNIDPTVPPEQVTYAVLPQTGYFEFIPLEKPTGEETENSAAIHYIESEPVGLTEVEVGKIYEVVLTTFAGLYRYRLGDVVKIARFHNSTPELQFICRRSLVLSINIDKNTEKDLQLAVEEAAKLLEGEKLEIVDFTSYVEKSSDPGRYVIFWELSSEATDDVLSGCANALDLAFLDAGYMGSRKIKTIGPLELRVLRKGTFREILLHFLTLGGAVSQFKTPRFVSPANGKVLQILNRNVAKSYFSTAYGL; translated from the exons ATGTCCAGCGACACCGAACATGCCGCCACCGAGAAGCTCGAAGCCGAGAAGAAGGACGCCGCGGCCTCTACCGGGCCtattggagg AACAGGTGATAGAGCCAGGATTCTGCCAGCACGAATGACGATCTGTAGCTGCGAGGAGACCATCAATGAGTTCGAGATGTTGACGCGCGATGCTGCGCGTGTGCAGCTGGATACGCTGAAGAAGATCCTTGAGGCGAATGCTGGTGCTGAATACCTGAGGCAGTTTGGCCTCGACGGGAGGACCGATGCCGCTAGCTACAAATCTTGCATCCCGTTGTGTGTGCACAGCGACGTTGAACCGTTCATCCAGAGGGTTGCTGATGGTGATAGCGCACCAGTGGTGACCGGGAAGCCCATCACCTCCCTCTCCCTCAG TTCTGGTACGACGCAGGGGAAGCCTAAGTTCCTGCCATTTAATGATGAATTGCTTGAGAACACACTTCAAATATTCCGTACTTCGTACGCATTCAGGAACCG TGAATACCCTATCAGCGAAGGAAAAGCCTTGCAGTTTGTTTATGGTAGCAAGCAAGCCTTGACGCCTGGTGGCATCCTTGCTACAACTGCAACAACAAACCTGTACCGGAGTCAGCGCTACAAGGAAGGGATGAAGGATATCCAGTCTCAGGGCTGCAGCCCCGACGAAGTCATCTTTGGCCCTGACTTCAACCAATCCTTGTACTGTCACTTGCTCTGTGGGTTGATATACTCGGACGAGGTCCATTCCGTGTTCTCGACGTTTGCTCACAGCCTAGTGCATGCATTTCAAACATTGGAGGAGGTCTGGGAGGACCTCTGTGCTGATATAAGAGATGGCGTCCTTTCAGAAAAAATCACAGTGCCATCAATTCGCGAGGCTGTTTCAAAGATTCTGAAGCCCAACCCCGAGCTTGCCGACTCGATCCACAAGAAGTGTGCGGGCTTGAGCAACTGGTACGGTGTGATCCCGGCACTGTGGCCCAAGGCAAAGTACGTGTATGGCATCATGACAGGGTCCATGGAGCCGTATCTGAAGAAGCTGCGGCATTATGCTGGGCACTTGCCGCTGATCAGTGCCGACTACGGCGCGTCTGAAGGATGGGTTGGCTCTAACATCGACCCCACGGTGCCGCCTGAGCAGGTGACGTATGCCGTTCTACCGCAGACTGGTTATTTTGAGTTCATTCCCTTGGAGAAACCAACAGGGGAGGAGACGGAGAACAGTGCAGCTATTCATTACATCGAGTCGGAGCCGGTTGGGTTAACTGAAGTTGAGGTTGGCAAAATCTATGAAGTTGTGCTCACTACCTTTGCAG GCCTATATCGCTACAGACTAGGAGACGTGGTGAAGATAGCGCGCTTCCACAACTCGACGCCGGAGCTCCAGTTCATCTGCCGCAGGAGCCTGGTGCTGAGCATCAACATCGACAAGAACACCGAGAAGGACCTGCAGCTGGCCGTCGAGGAGGCGGCGAAGCTGCTGGAGGGGGAGAAGCTGGAGATCGTGGACTTCACGAGCTACGTGGAGAAGTCGAGCGACCCGGGCCGGTACGTGATCTTCTGGGAGCTGAGCTCCGAGGCCACAGACGATGTCCTGAGCGGGTGCGCCAACGCCCTGGACCTGGCATTCCTCGACGCGGGCTACATGGGGTCGAGGAAGATCAAGACCATCGGGCCGCTCGAGCTCCGGGTCCTGAGGAAGGGCACATTCAGGGAGATCCTGCTCCACTTCCTGACCCTAGGAGGCGCGGTGAGCCAGTTCAAGacgccccggttcgtgagcccggcCAACGGCAAGGTCCTGCAGATCCTGAACCGGAACGTCGCCAAGAGCTACTTCAGCACGGCGTATGGGCTATGA
- the LOC123148866 gene encoding jasmonoyl--L-amino acid synthetase GH3.5 isoform X1, which yields MLSQINLLVFVLAAETEDSSWSSFLGIVRAAPRISGLLEAPPKNLPPGPVNGPPEPHSPRAHCSLECRHAPRAIRTIFSALLLRYVQGSSGGGSFPSVPTAAHPPPPARPYSGELVVVGTWSKTHSYPGHHLAMSAHFACRFASLFGAATRSVSQVASHLLPSFAARPFLSSPFRMPTLSSIHPPHAYPPFSLCSWLAGSVFLCRRRGPSLPEQNRTGDRARILPARMTICSCEETINEFEMLTRDAARVQLDTLKKILEANAGAEYLRQFGLDGRTDAASYKSCIPLCVHSDVEPFIQRVADGDSAPVVTGKPITSLSLSSGTTQGKPKFLPFNDELLENTLQIFRTSYAFRNREYPISEGKALQFVYGSKQALTPGGILATTATTNLYRSQRYKEGMKDIQSQGCSPDEVIFGPDFNQSLYCHLLCGLIYSDEVHSVFSTFAHSLVHAFQTLEEVWEDLCADIRDGVLSEKITVPSIREAVSKILKPNPELADSIHKKCAGLSNWYGVIPALWPKAKYVYGIMTGSMEPYLKKLRHYAGHLPLISADYGASEGWVGSNIDPTVPPEQVTYAVLPQTGYFEFIPLEKPTGEETENSAAIHYIESEPVGLTEVEVGKIYEVVLTTFAGLYRYRLGDVVKIARFHNSTPELQFICRRSLVLSINIDKNTEKDLQLAVEEAAKLLEGEKLEIVDFTSYVEKSSDPGRYVIFWELSSEATDDVLSGCANALDLAFLDAGYMGSRKIKTIGPLELRVLRKGTFREILLHFLTLGGAVSQFKTPRFVSPANGKVLQILNRNVAKSYFSTAYGL from the exons ATGCTTTCCCAAATCAACCTCCTCGTCTTCGTCTTGGCCGCCGAAACAGAGgattcttcttggagctccttctTGGGAATCGTTCGTGCTGCGCCTCGTATTTCCGGCCTTCTAGAAGCTCCACCAAAAAATCTCCCCCCGGGTCCGGTCAACGGGCCGCCGGAACCTCACAGTCCCCGCGCCCACTGTTCTCTCGAATGTCGCCATGCTCCGCGTGCGATCCGTACTATATTCTCTGCTCTCCTGCTCCGGTATGTTCAgggtagcagcggcggcggcagctttCCATCAGTTCCCACGGCCGCCCACCCACCTCCACCGGCCCGTCCCTACTCCGGCGAGCTCGTCGTCGTCGGCACCTGGAGCAAAACGCATTCTTACCCTGGGCATCATCTGGCCATGTCCGCGCACTTCGCCTGTCGATTCGCCTCCCTTTTCGGGGCTGCTACTAGGTCAGTTAGTCAGGTCGCGTCACATTTACTCCCCTCTTTCGCCGCTCGCCCATTCCTGTCTAGTCCGTTTCGTATGCCCACTCTATCATCCATCCATCCGCCCCATGCCTATCCTCCTTTCTCTCTTTGTTCTTGGCTCGCAGGCTCTGTTTTTCTCTGTCGCCGCCGAGGACCATCCCTACCTGAACAAAATCG AACAGGTGATAGAGCCAGGATTCTGCCAGCACGAATGACGATCTGTAGCTGCGAGGAGACCATCAATGAGTTCGAGATGTTGACGCGCGATGCTGCGCGTGTGCAGCTGGATACGCTGAAGAAGATCCTTGAGGCGAATGCTGGTGCTGAATACCTGAGGCAGTTTGGCCTCGACGGGAGGACCGATGCCGCTAGCTACAAATCTTGCATCCCGTTGTGTGTGCACAGCGACGTTGAACCGTTCATCCAGAGGGTTGCTGATGGTGATAGCGCACCAGTGGTGACCGGGAAGCCCATCACCTCCCTCTCCCTCAG TTCTGGTACGACGCAGGGGAAGCCTAAGTTCCTGCCATTTAATGATGAATTGCTTGAGAACACACTTCAAATATTCCGTACTTCGTACGCATTCAGGAACCG TGAATACCCTATCAGCGAAGGAAAAGCCTTGCAGTTTGTTTATGGTAGCAAGCAAGCCTTGACGCCTGGTGGCATCCTTGCTACAACTGCAACAACAAACCTGTACCGGAGTCAGCGCTACAAGGAAGGGATGAAGGATATCCAGTCTCAGGGCTGCAGCCCCGACGAAGTCATCTTTGGCCCTGACTTCAACCAATCCTTGTACTGTCACTTGCTCTGTGGGTTGATATACTCGGACGAGGTCCATTCCGTGTTCTCGACGTTTGCTCACAGCCTAGTGCATGCATTTCAAACATTGGAGGAGGTCTGGGAGGACCTCTGTGCTGATATAAGAGATGGCGTCCTTTCAGAAAAAATCACAGTGCCATCAATTCGCGAGGCTGTTTCAAAGATTCTGAAGCCCAACCCCGAGCTTGCCGACTCGATCCACAAGAAGTGTGCGGGCTTGAGCAACTGGTACGGTGTGATCCCGGCACTGTGGCCCAAGGCAAAGTACGTGTATGGCATCATGACAGGGTCCATGGAGCCGTATCTGAAGAAGCTGCGGCATTATGCTGGGCACTTGCCGCTGATCAGTGCCGACTACGGCGCGTCTGAAGGATGGGTTGGCTCTAACATCGACCCCACGGTGCCGCCTGAGCAGGTGACGTATGCCGTTCTACCGCAGACTGGTTATTTTGAGTTCATTCCCTTGGAGAAACCAACAGGGGAGGAGACGGAGAACAGTGCAGCTATTCATTACATCGAGTCGGAGCCGGTTGGGTTAACTGAAGTTGAGGTTGGCAAAATCTATGAAGTTGTGCTCACTACCTTTGCAG GCCTATATCGCTACAGACTAGGAGACGTGGTGAAGATAGCGCGCTTCCACAACTCGACGCCGGAGCTCCAGTTCATCTGCCGCAGGAGCCTGGTGCTGAGCATCAACATCGACAAGAACACCGAGAAGGACCTGCAGCTGGCCGTCGAGGAGGCGGCGAAGCTGCTGGAGGGGGAGAAGCTGGAGATCGTGGACTTCACGAGCTACGTGGAGAAGTCGAGCGACCCGGGCCGGTACGTGATCTTCTGGGAGCTGAGCTCCGAGGCCACAGACGATGTCCTGAGCGGGTGCGCCAACGCCCTGGACCTGGCATTCCTCGACGCGGGCTACATGGGGTCGAGGAAGATCAAGACCATCGGGCCGCTCGAGCTCCGGGTCCTGAGGAAGGGCACATTCAGGGAGATCCTGCTCCACTTCCTGACCCTAGGAGGCGCGGTGAGCCAGTTCAAGacgccccggttcgtgagcccggcCAACGGCAAGGTCCTGCAGATCCTGAACCGGAACGTCGCCAAGAGCTACTTCAGCACGGCGTATGGGCTATGA
- the LOC123148866 gene encoding jasmonoyl--L-amino acid synthetase GH3.5 isoform X3, with amino-acid sequence MTICSCEETINEFEMLTRDAARVQLDTLKKILEANAGAEYLRQFGLDGRTDAASYKSCIPLCVHSDVEPFIQRVADGDSAPVVTGKPITSLSLSSGTTQGKPKFLPFNDELLENTLQIFRTSYAFRNREYPISEGKALQFVYGSKQALTPGGILATTATTNLYRSQRYKEGMKDIQSQGCSPDEVIFGPDFNQSLYCHLLCGLIYSDEVHSVFSTFAHSLVHAFQTLEEVWEDLCADIRDGVLSEKITVPSIREAVSKILKPNPELADSIHKKCAGLSNWYGVIPALWPKAKYVYGIMTGSMEPYLKKLRHYAGHLPLISADYGASEGWVGSNIDPTVPPEQVTYAVLPQTGYFEFIPLEKPTGEETENSAAIHYIESEPVGLTEVEVGKIYEVVLTTFAGLYRYRLGDVVKIARFHNSTPELQFICRRSLVLSINIDKNTEKDLQLAVEEAAKLLEGEKLEIVDFTSYVEKSSDPGRYVIFWELSSEATDDVLSGCANALDLAFLDAGYMGSRKIKTIGPLELRVLRKGTFREILLHFLTLGGAVSQFKTPRFVSPANGKVLQILNRNVAKSYFSTAYGL; translated from the exons ATGACGATCTGTAGCTGCGAGGAGACCATCAATGAGTTCGAGATGTTGACGCGCGATGCTGCGCGTGTGCAGCTGGATACGCTGAAGAAGATCCTTGAGGCGAATGCTGGTGCTGAATACCTGAGGCAGTTTGGCCTCGACGGGAGGACCGATGCCGCTAGCTACAAATCTTGCATCCCGTTGTGTGTGCACAGCGACGTTGAACCGTTCATCCAGAGGGTTGCTGATGGTGATAGCGCACCAGTGGTGACCGGGAAGCCCATCACCTCCCTCTCCCTCAG TTCTGGTACGACGCAGGGGAAGCCTAAGTTCCTGCCATTTAATGATGAATTGCTTGAGAACACACTTCAAATATTCCGTACTTCGTACGCATTCAGGAACCG TGAATACCCTATCAGCGAAGGAAAAGCCTTGCAGTTTGTTTATGGTAGCAAGCAAGCCTTGACGCCTGGTGGCATCCTTGCTACAACTGCAACAACAAACCTGTACCGGAGTCAGCGCTACAAGGAAGGGATGAAGGATATCCAGTCTCAGGGCTGCAGCCCCGACGAAGTCATCTTTGGCCCTGACTTCAACCAATCCTTGTACTGTCACTTGCTCTGTGGGTTGATATACTCGGACGAGGTCCATTCCGTGTTCTCGACGTTTGCTCACAGCCTAGTGCATGCATTTCAAACATTGGAGGAGGTCTGGGAGGACCTCTGTGCTGATATAAGAGATGGCGTCCTTTCAGAAAAAATCACAGTGCCATCAATTCGCGAGGCTGTTTCAAAGATTCTGAAGCCCAACCCCGAGCTTGCCGACTCGATCCACAAGAAGTGTGCGGGCTTGAGCAACTGGTACGGTGTGATCCCGGCACTGTGGCCCAAGGCAAAGTACGTGTATGGCATCATGACAGGGTCCATGGAGCCGTATCTGAAGAAGCTGCGGCATTATGCTGGGCACTTGCCGCTGATCAGTGCCGACTACGGCGCGTCTGAAGGATGGGTTGGCTCTAACATCGACCCCACGGTGCCGCCTGAGCAGGTGACGTATGCCGTTCTACCGCAGACTGGTTATTTTGAGTTCATTCCCTTGGAGAAACCAACAGGGGAGGAGACGGAGAACAGTGCAGCTATTCATTACATCGAGTCGGAGCCGGTTGGGTTAACTGAAGTTGAGGTTGGCAAAATCTATGAAGTTGTGCTCACTACCTTTGCAG GCCTATATCGCTACAGACTAGGAGACGTGGTGAAGATAGCGCGCTTCCACAACTCGACGCCGGAGCTCCAGTTCATCTGCCGCAGGAGCCTGGTGCTGAGCATCAACATCGACAAGAACACCGAGAAGGACCTGCAGCTGGCCGTCGAGGAGGCGGCGAAGCTGCTGGAGGGGGAGAAGCTGGAGATCGTGGACTTCACGAGCTACGTGGAGAAGTCGAGCGACCCGGGCCGGTACGTGATCTTCTGGGAGCTGAGCTCCGAGGCCACAGACGATGTCCTGAGCGGGTGCGCCAACGCCCTGGACCTGGCATTCCTCGACGCGGGCTACATGGGGTCGAGGAAGATCAAGACCATCGGGCCGCTCGAGCTCCGGGTCCTGAGGAAGGGCACATTCAGGGAGATCCTGCTCCACTTCCTGACCCTAGGAGGCGCGGTGAGCCAGTTCAAGacgccccggttcgtgagcccggcCAACGGCAAGGTCCTGCAGATCCTGAACCGGAACGTCGCCAAGAGCTACTTCAGCACGGCGTATGGGCTATGA